From a region of the Candidatus Brocadia sp. genome:
- the map gene encoding type I methionyl aminopeptidase: MAGKITADALRLASEIAQEDITTDYLNTEIERYIVSKGGIPVFKGYRGFPKSICTSINEEVVHGIPGSRRLKNGDILSVDVGVSYRKYVADAAVTIPIGKITNDAQRLVDVCENSLQRAISVIKSGEKLSRISKTIQDYVEMNDYTVVRNYTGHGIGRCMHEDPQVPNFVSKALLEADEILVQGMTIAIEPMICMGKYDTEVLNNKWTVVTKDRKLSAHFEHTVVVTDDGADILTV; encoded by the coding sequence ATGGCGGGAAAAATTACTGCTGATGCGCTTCGACTTGCTTCAGAAATAGCTCAGGAAGACATAACGACGGATTACTTGAATACTGAGATAGAACGGTATATTGTAAGTAAAGGTGGTATACCGGTTTTTAAGGGATACAGAGGGTTTCCAAAAAGTATTTGCACTTCAATAAACGAAGAGGTTGTTCACGGTATACCAGGGTCGAGGCGATTGAAAAATGGTGATATCCTTAGCGTAGATGTTGGAGTCAGTTATCGAAAGTATGTCGCTGATGCTGCGGTGACAATACCGATAGGGAAAATTACAAACGATGCGCAAAGGCTTGTAGATGTTTGCGAGAATTCACTTCAGCGTGCAATCAGTGTTATAAAATCAGGCGAAAAGCTTTCCAGGATATCAAAGACGATTCAGGACTATGTTGAAATGAATGACTACACCGTTGTAAGAAATTATACTGGGCATGGAATCGGGAGGTGTATGCATGAGGACCCGCAAGTCCCAAATTTTGTAAGTAAGGCATTACTAGAAGCGGATGAAATTCTGGTACAGGGGATGACCATTGCTATTGAACCAATGATATGCATGGGTAAGTATGATACTGAGGTACTCAACAATAAATGGACGGTGGTTACAAAAGACAGAAAATTATCAGCGCATTTTGAACATACCGTTGTGGTAACTGATGATGGTGCTGATATTTTAACGGTTTAA
- the infA gene encoding translation initiation factor IF-1 gives MPKEEPIRVEATVKEALPNAMFWVELQNGHKVLAHVSGKMRMHFIKILPGDKVTIEMSPYDLDKGRIIYRQV, from the coding sequence ATGCCAAAAGAAGAGCCAATTCGGGTGGAAGCTACGGTAAAGGAGGCGCTTCCCAATGCGATGTTCTGGGTTGAATTGCAGAATGGACACAAAGTGTTAGCGCATGTTTCAGGGAAAATGAGAATGCATTTTATCAAGATATTACCTGGTGATAAGGTGACAATTGAAATGTCGCCTTATGATCTCGATAAGGGCAGAATTATTTATAGACAAGTTTAA
- the rplF gene encoding 50S ribosomal protein L6, with translation MSRIGKQPIKIPSDVKVSVTDSTVSLEGAKGKMVQAFHPDVHIEFHQNDRQMVIKRISDEKYCKALHGLTRALIANMVFGVTKGFSKKLEIIGLGYNAKVQGKELVLSLGYTHPVHLIIPQGIKVDVTNPTNPAKLTISGSDKQMVGQFSAVIRGKKPPEPYKGMGIKYENEVIRRKAGKAFTSGAA, from the coding sequence ATGTCAAGAATAGGAAAACAACCAATTAAAATACCGAGTGATGTGAAAGTCTCCGTAACGGACAGCACGGTTAGTTTAGAGGGAGCAAAGGGAAAAATGGTTCAGGCCTTTCACCCTGATGTGCATATTGAATTTCATCAAAATGACAGACAAATGGTGATAAAGAGGATTTCTGATGAAAAATATTGCAAAGCATTACATGGTTTAACTCGCGCACTTATCGCTAATATGGTATTTGGCGTCACCAAAGGGTTTTCAAAAAAACTCGAAATTATTGGGCTTGGGTACAACGCTAAGGTACAGGGAAAAGAACTGGTTTTATCGCTTGGATACACACACCCGGTTCATTTGATAATTCCTCAGGGAATTAAAGTTGATGTCACGAATCCTACAAACCCCGCGAAACTAACCATTTCCGGTTCCGACAAACAGATGGTTGGCCAGTTTTCTGCAGTGATAAGAGGCAAAAAGCCGCCGGAGCCATATAAAGGGATGGGAATTAAATATGAGAATGAAGTTATCAGAAGAAAGGCTGGCAAGGCATTTACATCAGGTGCCGCATAG
- a CDS encoding dual specificity protein phosphatase family protein, whose amino-acid sequence MPRNFSWVIEDEIAGMARPISLVSDLEFLKDNGIEAIVSLTEVPLPITFIEEFGFEYKHIPVADLTSPTQSQIDEFVTFVNDLISSKKKTVVHCDAGIGRTGTMLACYLVSKGHTAQKAMIEVRKRRPGSIETREQEYTIVKYEERLLKRRRG is encoded by the coding sequence ATGCCGAGAAATTTTAGTTGGGTAATCGAAGATGAAATAGCTGGTATGGCGAGACCCATATCCTTGGTGTCGGATCTTGAATTTCTCAAAGACAACGGAATCGAAGCGATTGTATCTTTAACCGAAGTGCCGCTGCCGATAACGTTCATCGAAGAATTTGGCTTCGAGTACAAACATATTCCTGTTGCTGATCTCACCTCACCAACGCAAAGCCAAATTGATGAGTTTGTGACCTTCGTTAATGATCTGATCTCTTCTAAGAAAAAGACCGTTGTTCATTGTGATGCCGGGATCGGAAGGACAGGCACAATGTTGGCTTGTTATCTGGTAAGCAAGGGTCATACCGCTCAAAAGGCGATGATCGAAGTGCGCAAGAGGAGGCCAGGATCTATTGAGACCAGGGAACAGGAATACACGATCGTAAAATACGAAGAGAGGCTTTTAAAAAGACGCAGAGGGTAG
- the rpmJ gene encoding 50S ribosomal protein L36, translated as MKVKASVKRICENCKIVRRQNVIRVICVNPRHKQRQG; from the coding sequence ATGAAAGTAAAGGCTTCCGTAAAACGGATTTGTGAAAATTGTAAGATTGTAAGAAGGCAGAATGTTATTCGTGTAATTTGTGTAAACCCTCGCCATAAACAGAGACAAGGGTAA
- the rplQ gene encoding 50S ribosomal protein L17 gives MRHRMRGRHLSRTGAHRKALRQNITNSLFMHGRIITTLEKAKETRSFAEKVLTLAKKGLSKKDSDRPSYVHCYRQVLARLRNADVTRKLFGEGAWRESGGIAQRFANRNGGYTRILKLSGTRLGVLSGSSVGKIPVLEYRMEGADRKLRMLGRRLNDNASRVIFELVAGTAEMQSSDAVKPTVTTG, from the coding sequence ATGAGACATAGAATGAGAGGAAGACATTTATCGAGAACTGGTGCACACAGAAAGGCACTAAGACAGAATATAACCAATAGCCTTTTTATGCACGGAAGAATTATAACAACTCTTGAAAAGGCAAAAGAAACGCGGTCGTTTGCAGAAAAGGTACTTACCCTTGCAAAAAAAGGATTATCAAAAAAGGATTCTGATAGGCCTAGTTATGTACATTGCTATCGTCAGGTTTTGGCGAGATTAAGGAATGCTGATGTTACGAGAAAGTTATTTGGCGAAGGGGCCTGGCGTGAATCGGGTGGTATTGCCCAGCGGTTTGCCAACCGGAACGGTGGCTATACGAGAATTCTGAAGCTGTCGGGAACTCGATTAGGGGTTTTGTCAGGCAGTAGTGTGGGAAAAATACCAGTGCTTGAATATAGGATGGAAGGCGCGGACAGAAAGTTACGAATGTTAGGACGGCGACTTAATGATAATGCGTCACGCGTGATCTTTGAGTTGGTTGCAGGCACCGCGGAAATGCAGTCATCTGATGCCGTGAAGCCAACTGTTACCACAGGTTAG
- a CDS encoding SAM-dependent methyltransferase has translation MTSCVGSKKGIAEELRSSKELLKVLALDIEKSEDGRDFKKFNEVVGFCEQILRIVEAIPEKKEIVFLDCSCGKSYLSFALNYILSKQFSRETFFYGVDINPDLIERCSRIKDSLGFKNMQFVHARIIEALPEKPVDMVIALHACDTATDEAIAKGIKLRAKYIIVVPCCENQIRGRLKNGHPLVDLTEFGLLRYRFADILTAALRSKFLMGSGYCVKLVEIAPPKCTPKNLMIVARRKKGNKSFSMDGYNKLDEMFHTEFILKDYFRESDMCYEDNVHHEKC, from the coding sequence GTGACGAGTTGTGTTGGATCCAAAAAAGGCATAGCAGAGGAACTGAGATCTAGTAAAGAATTGCTAAAGGTATTGGCATTAGATATAGAAAAGTCAGAAGACGGACGGGATTTTAAGAAGTTTAATGAAGTGGTTGGCTTTTGTGAGCAAATACTGCGGATAGTTGAAGCAATTCCAGAAAAGAAAGAAATAGTATTTCTTGACTGTTCCTGTGGCAAATCCTATTTATCGTTTGCTTTAAATTATATCCTTTCAAAGCAATTTTCCAGAGAAACGTTTTTTTATGGGGTAGATATTAATCCGGATCTGATTGAAAGATGCAGCCGGATTAAGGATAGTCTTGGCTTTAAAAATATGCAATTTGTTCATGCCAGAATTATCGAAGCTCTTCCCGAAAAGCCTGTTGATATGGTAATAGCCTTGCATGCTTGTGATACTGCCACGGATGAGGCGATTGCCAAAGGTATCAAGCTGAGAGCAAAATATATTATAGTCGTTCCCTGTTGCGAAAATCAAATAAGGGGTCGCTTAAAGAACGGGCATCCCTTAGTTGACCTGACTGAATTTGGGCTTTTGCGATATCGTTTTGCTGATATTTTGACTGCTGCATTAAGGTCTAAGTTTCTGATGGGCTCTGGTTACTGTGTAAAACTGGTTGAGATTGCTCCTCCTAAATGTACTCCAAAAAATTTAATGATTGTGGCAAGAAGAAAAAAAGGTAATAAGAGTTTCAGTATGGATGGATACAACAAATTAGATGAAATGTTTCATACAGAATTCATTTTGAAAGATTATTTTCGTGAATCTGATATGTGCTATGAAGATAATGTTCATCACGAAAAATGTTAA
- a CDS encoding DNA-directed RNA polymerase subunit alpha produces MRIRWRGLELPVRVDVENETLTDTYGKFIAAPFERGFGHSIGNSLRRILLSSLEGSAVVSVRIDGISHEFTSIPGIVEDVTDIMLNIKNLVVKLNADQPKVIKIEAKKKGAVTAKDIVTDAGVEIINGDLHIATLSEDVKFNVEMEVNKGRGYVTAEENEPDEQEFGLIAVDSIFSPVRNVRYSIEETRVGRRTNYDKLIMEIWTNRVVSPEMALVEAAKIMKKHLNPFVQYFDIGRELQQVEKRMGIESIPEISEEELTKKMCIPIAELDLSVRASNCLEISGIATVGDLVAKTEEQLLEIKNFGKTTLREVKTKLAQLNLTIGMPVAIKQMEKGKG; encoded by the coding sequence ATGCGAATCAGGTGGAGAGGTCTTGAACTTCCTGTCAGAGTTGATGTGGAAAATGAGACTTTAACCGATACCTATGGCAAGTTTATAGCAGCTCCTTTTGAGCGTGGTTTTGGTCATTCTATAGGCAATAGTTTACGAAGAATATTGCTTTCTTCGTTGGAAGGCAGTGCGGTGGTATCTGTCAGAATTGATGGGATTAGTCATGAATTCACGAGCATTCCTGGTATTGTGGAAGATGTGACTGATATCATGTTGAATATAAAAAATCTTGTGGTAAAACTGAACGCTGATCAACCGAAAGTAATAAAAATTGAAGCGAAAAAAAAAGGTGCGGTGACAGCAAAAGACATTGTAACGGATGCAGGGGTAGAAATAATAAACGGTGATTTACATATCGCTACGCTCTCTGAAGACGTGAAATTTAACGTAGAAATGGAAGTGAACAAGGGACGCGGGTATGTGACCGCAGAGGAAAACGAACCGGATGAACAGGAGTTTGGGCTTATTGCAGTAGATTCGATTTTTTCTCCCGTGAGGAATGTCCGCTACTCTATCGAGGAAACACGTGTTGGCAGACGTACAAATTATGACAAACTTATCATGGAGATATGGACAAATCGGGTTGTTTCCCCTGAAATGGCGCTGGTCGAGGCTGCAAAAATTATGAAAAAGCATTTGAATCCTTTCGTTCAATATTTTGATATTGGGAGAGAGCTGCAACAGGTGGAAAAAAGAATGGGTATTGAATCCATTCCTGAAATATCTGAAGAAGAGCTTACAAAGAAGATGTGCATACCCATTGCGGAGTTGGATTTATCGGTGAGGGCCTCCAATTGTCTCGAAATTTCAGGTATTGCAACTGTTGGCGATCTTGTTGCAAAGACGGAGGAGCAGCTTTTAGAAATAAAAAATTTTGGCAAAACCACTTTGAGAGAAGTAAAAACAAAGCTGGCTCAGTTGAATTTAACGATTGGAATGCCTGTGGCGATTAAACAAATGGAAAAAGGGAAAGGATAG
- the rpsD gene encoding 30S ribosomal protein S4, whose translation MARYVGPQCRLCRREGEKLFLKGIRCDTVKCAITKRKYPPGQFTWGRGKLSKYGIQFREKQKVKRYYGILERQFKNYFKKAERQKGNTGENLLMMLERRLDNVVCLLSFASSRKSARQLVLHGHITVNNKKVDIASYLVKSGDIIKPKDDEATQNIVKANLELMKGRNVPAWMQLRVDTLEGQVIQLPAREDISAPAQEQLIVELCSK comes from the coding sequence ATGGCAAGATATGTAGGACCACAATGTAGGTTGTGCAGGAGGGAGGGTGAAAAACTATTCCTGAAGGGAATACGATGTGATACGGTGAAATGCGCAATTACTAAGAGAAAATACCCTCCTGGTCAATTTACATGGGGAAGAGGAAAATTATCAAAGTATGGCATTCAATTTAGAGAAAAGCAAAAAGTAAAACGGTACTACGGAATTTTGGAGAGACAGTTTAAGAATTATTTTAAAAAAGCGGAGCGACAAAAAGGAAATACTGGAGAGAATCTGTTGATGATGTTGGAAAGACGGTTGGATAATGTTGTGTGCCTTCTCTCTTTTGCCTCTTCAAGAAAGAGTGCAAGACAGTTGGTTCTGCATGGCCATATTACGGTGAATAACAAAAAAGTTGACATTGCCTCTTATCTTGTGAAAAGTGGTGATATTATAAAACCTAAAGATGATGAGGCAACACAAAATATTGTTAAGGCAAATCTTGAATTAATGAAGGGACGAAATGTGCCTGCATGGATGCAACTGAGAGTAGATACCCTTGAAGGTCAGGTGATCCAGCTTCCTGCGCGAGAAGATATTTCGGCTCCCGCTCAGGAACAGTTAATTGTTGAGCTGTGTTCTAAATAA
- the rpsE gene encoding 30S ribosomal protein S5 — translation MARLDDPMNLEETVVQVNRCTTVTKGGKSMSFSALVVVGDKKGSVGIGFGKAREVPNAVSKAVKEAKKQMVKIPLKGDTIPHMSWGRFKAANIFLKPASPGTGLKAGASARAVLELAGIKNILSKCFGKRNPLNVAKATLMGLKALRTKEEIGALRGVKIE, via the coding sequence TTGGCACGTTTGGATGATCCAATGAATTTGGAAGAAACTGTTGTGCAGGTTAATCGGTGTACAACGGTAACAAAAGGCGGGAAATCGATGAGTTTCAGTGCTCTTGTGGTTGTTGGTGATAAAAAGGGCAGTGTAGGCATTGGATTTGGGAAGGCGAGGGAAGTGCCCAATGCTGTCAGTAAAGCAGTTAAAGAAGCTAAAAAGCAGATGGTAAAAATTCCTTTGAAGGGCGATACAATACCGCATATGAGCTGGGGAAGATTTAAAGCTGCAAATATTTTTTTAAAGCCTGCATCGCCAGGTACCGGTTTAAAAGCAGGGGCTTCGGCGAGAGCGGTTCTCGAATTGGCTGGCATAAAAAATATTTTGTCAAAATGTTTTGGAAAGAGAAATCCGCTCAATGTGGCTAAGGCAACATTGATGGGCTTAAAGGCCTTAAGGACAAAGGAAGAGATTGGCGCGCTACGGGGGGTGAAGATAGAATGA
- the rpsK gene encoding 30S ribosomal protein S11: protein MSNGIKKKIRRNVTRAIANIKATFNNTYVTISDVNGETICWASAGTVGFKGSRKSTPFAAQKAASSAADKAQKYGIQEIEIRVKGPGPGRESAITALQAAGLSVKAIEDVTPLPHNGCRPRKKRRV, encoded by the coding sequence ATGTCAAATGGAATCAAAAAAAAGATAAGACGCAACGTTACACGGGCAATTGCAAATATTAAAGCAACATTTAATAATACGTATGTGACGATTTCTGACGTTAATGGCGAGACGATATGCTGGGCTAGTGCTGGTACGGTTGGGTTTAAAGGATCGCGTAAAAGCACTCCTTTTGCCGCCCAAAAGGCAGCTTCAAGCGCCGCTGATAAGGCACAGAAATACGGCATTCAGGAGATCGAAATCAGGGTTAAAGGTCCTGGTCCAGGCCGGGAGTCTGCTATTACCGCGCTTCAGGCGGCTGGTTTAAGTGTAAAGGCAATTGAAGACGTTACTCCACTTCCGCATAATGGTTGTCGTCCAAGGAAGAAACGAAGGGTATAA
- a CDS encoding Maf family protein encodes MEVITKKRLILASTSPRRIALLKLLGYRFDIIPHSIDEYIPDDATPEEVVLNLAFMKAHDVAGRVEDAIIIGADTLVYHKKGIIGKPKDIRDAKKILSLLSNSAHSIFTGVCIIDKPSQKKLLRNERTQITMKHIPEEELEAYVQSGEPMDKAGAYAIQGEGEKFIKQITGSYSNAVGLPLGLVQEMLNKFNYHNEDAEKF; translated from the coding sequence ATGGAAGTCATTACCAAGAAACGCTTGATCCTGGCATCAACTTCTCCCCGTAGGATCGCTTTGCTTAAACTGTTAGGATACCGCTTTGATATTATACCGCATAGCATAGATGAATATATTCCTGACGATGCTACGCCGGAGGAAGTGGTTCTGAATCTTGCGTTTATGAAGGCACATGATGTTGCCGGAAGAGTCGAGGACGCCATAATTATCGGAGCCGACACCCTCGTATATCATAAAAAGGGTATTATCGGGAAACCAAAAGACATTCGTGATGCAAAAAAAATCCTTTCCCTGCTGAGTAATTCTGCACACAGTATTTTTACCGGGGTGTGCATTATAGACAAACCTTCGCAAAAGAAATTGTTGCGGAATGAACGAACACAGATTACAATGAAGCATATTCCTGAAGAAGAACTGGAAGCATATGTTCAGTCTGGCGAACCAATGGATAAGGCGGGAGCTTATGCTATTCAGGGTGAAGGGGAAAAATTTATTAAACAAATCACTGGTAGCTACTCAAATGCGGTTGGTCTGCCATTGGGGCTTGTTCAGGAAATGCTCAATAAATTTAACTATCATAATGAAGATGCCGAGAAATTTTAG
- the secY gene encoding preprotein translocase subunit SecY, whose amino-acid sequence MIEQFGNIFRIPELRKKVLITLGLIALCRVGVYIPIPGIDTTVLKSYFQQFTQTGVGQLLGLVDMFAGGALTSGAIFGLGVMPYISASIIFQLLVGVVPYLERLQKEGEAGRKKINQYTRLATVGLCLFQAFVMTRTLYTVEFNGMPVIPVYLQGISFQMMAALLLTTGTMTLMWIGEQIEEHGIGSGISIVIMVGIIERLPWAFSQVMQSFTFSVTPAEHQIGIVKLIVLLGMFFAIVGGVVYITQGQRRIPVQQAKHTRGRKVYGGQRHFLPLRVNQAGVMPIIFAQSLLIFPAAIMQGIQVRFEPGSFGYWITSRLSEVLQGGVIYVVLYVLLITFFCYFWTAIQFNPKEMSNNMKDYGSFIPGIRPGHRTAEYLEGIMGKITLAGAAFLALIAILPKLVAGGFELNRAIAGFYGGTGLLIIVGVALDMVQRIESHMIMRQYSGFLSGGSRIRGRMG is encoded by the coding sequence ATGATAGAACAATTTGGCAATATTTTTCGAATACCAGAGTTACGTAAGAAGGTATTAATAACCCTTGGGCTTATAGCATTGTGTCGTGTGGGAGTTTACATACCAATCCCTGGAATTGATACTACAGTATTAAAATCATATTTTCAACAATTTACCCAAACGGGTGTTGGCCAGTTATTGGGGCTTGTTGATATGTTCGCGGGTGGCGCACTGACCTCTGGTGCAATATTTGGCTTGGGGGTTATGCCATATATAAGTGCTTCTATTATTTTTCAGTTATTAGTTGGTGTAGTGCCGTATTTGGAGAGATTGCAGAAAGAAGGTGAAGCGGGAAGGAAGAAAATTAATCAATATACCAGGCTGGCCACAGTGGGTTTATGCCTCTTTCAGGCGTTCGTGATGACGCGAACACTCTATACTGTCGAGTTTAACGGAATGCCTGTCATTCCCGTTTATTTACAGGGGATTAGTTTCCAAATGATGGCTGCGCTTCTCTTGACGACAGGGACGATGACACTTATGTGGATTGGTGAGCAAATTGAAGAACATGGTATTGGAAGCGGGATATCTATTGTTATTATGGTTGGTATTATAGAACGCTTGCCTTGGGCTTTTTCACAGGTAATGCAGAGTTTTACCTTTTCTGTTACTCCTGCTGAGCATCAAATTGGTATTGTTAAATTAATTGTGCTCTTAGGAATGTTTTTCGCTATCGTTGGCGGAGTAGTGTATATTACCCAAGGACAAAGACGTATTCCCGTACAGCAGGCAAAGCACACACGCGGCAGAAAAGTGTACGGAGGACAACGACATTTTTTACCGCTCCGTGTGAATCAGGCCGGGGTCATGCCTATCATATTCGCACAGTCGCTTCTTATTTTTCCAGCAGCCATTATGCAGGGAATTCAAGTAAGATTTGAGCCTGGCAGTTTTGGTTATTGGATTACTTCCCGATTATCTGAGGTTTTGCAAGGTGGCGTTATTTATGTTGTGCTGTATGTCCTTCTTATAACATTTTTCTGCTATTTTTGGACTGCCATACAGTTTAATCCGAAAGAGATGTCGAATAATATGAAAGACTACGGAAGTTTTATCCCTGGAATTCGACCTGGTCATAGAACGGCTGAGTACTTGGAAGGGATTATGGGAAAAATTACCTTGGCGGGTGCTGCCTTTCTGGCTCTGATTGCAATTCTGCCAAAACTTGTAGCAGGTGGCTTTGAGCTTAATAGGGCAATAGCAGGTTTTTACGGAGGCACCGGTTTGCTCATCATTGTGGGTGTAGCTCTCGATATGGTGCAGCGGATAGAATCCCATATGATAATGAGACAGTATAGCGGTTTCCTGAGCGGTGGAAGTAGAATTCGGGGAAGAATGGGATGA
- the rplR gene encoding 50S ribosomal protein L18 translates to MDHIKEKLRKRTRRHLRIRQKVVGTSERPRLSVCRTLKNIYCQIINDLDGRTLVAASTQSPDIRSLIPYGGNVKAAEIVGKKIAEEAKKKGITKVVFDKGGYKYHGRIKALAESARKNDLSF, encoded by the coding sequence ATGGACCATATTAAAGAAAAATTAAGAAAAAGAACAAGGCGCCATCTTCGAATCAGACAAAAGGTAGTTGGTACGAGTGAAAGACCGCGCTTAAGCGTTTGCAGGACATTAAAAAATATCTACTGCCAGATTATCAATGATTTGGACGGAAGAACGCTGGTTGCTGCATCTACTCAATCGCCCGATATCCGTTCGTTGATTCCTTACGGTGGGAATGTTAAAGCTGCAGAGATTGTAGGAAAAAAAATTGCAGAAGAGGCAAAAAAAAAGGGCATTACAAAAGTTGTTTTTGATAAGGGCGGCTATAAATATCATGGCAGGATAAAGGCATTGGCCGAGAGTGCACGAAAAAACGATTTGAGTTTTTAA
- the rpsM gene encoding 30S ribosomal protein S13, protein MPRIAGIDIPAEKRVVVALTYAYGIGKALSQRILKDLQIDENVRAKNLHDDQLSMLNAYIEKNFTVEGQLRRQEMQNVARLKSINCYRGIRHKVGLPVRGQRTKTNARTRKGRKKTVAGKKGVKELG, encoded by the coding sequence ATGCCGAGAATTGCTGGAATTGACATTCCCGCAGAAAAAAGGGTGGTTGTCGCTCTCACCTATGCATATGGTATTGGAAAAGCATTGTCGCAGAGGATACTAAAAGATCTGCAAATCGATGAGAATGTCCGCGCTAAAAATCTGCATGACGATCAACTGAGCATGTTGAATGCTTACATTGAAAAGAATTTCACCGTAGAAGGTCAATTACGCAGGCAGGAGATGCAGAATGTCGCGCGTTTAAAAAGTATCAACTGTTACCGCGGAATACGGCATAAAGTGGGTTTACCGGTGAGGGGGCAGAGAACGAAAACAAATGCGCGCACAAGAAAGGGCCGTAAAAAGACGGTAGCCGGGAAAAAAGGCGTAAAAGAGTTGGGATAG
- the rplO gene encoding 50S ribosomal protein L15, with product MNFMDIKALPFERKRKKRVGRGRGSGMGKTSCRGGKGATARSGNETKIQFEGGQTPLFRRLPKRGFNNPFKKKYVTVNVKDIASFDKGTVIDAERLMNAGIIKKVLDGIKILGDGEIKNALTVVAHKFSKVAQEKIQAAGGEVKVIL from the coding sequence ATGAATTTCATGGATATAAAGGCTTTGCCTTTTGAAAGAAAACGAAAGAAACGGGTCGGGCGTGGTCGAGGATCAGGCATGGGAAAGACCTCATGCAGAGGCGGTAAAGGCGCTACGGCAAGGTCCGGCAATGAGACTAAAATACAGTTCGAAGGAGGGCAAACGCCGCTCTTTCGTCGTCTTCCAAAACGTGGATTTAACAATCCGTTTAAAAAGAAGTATGTCACAGTCAATGTTAAAGATATTGCGAGTTTTGACAAGGGGACAGTGATTGATGCTGAGAGGTTAATGAATGCTGGTATAATCAAAAAGGTATTAGATGGTATTAAAATACTGGGAGACGGTGAGATAAAAAATGCTTTGACCGTTGTAGCGCATAAATTTAGTAAAGTCGCACAAGAAAAGATCCAGGCAGCGGGAGGAGAAGTAAAGGTTATCTTATGA
- a CDS encoding adenylate kinase: protein MRIVFLGPPGAGKGTQAEILSKEKKLQHISSGNLLRDAVENGTETGLKAKQYIEKGQLVPDQIVVDIIRDRILDKDCRNGFLLDGFPRTLAQAKALDEMLKKLGNKLDIVFYFVVSKESIVLRLSGRRICSACGANYHTKFVPSVKDGICDKCGGKLYQRADDKLETVQERIRIYHEQTEDLIEYYKKNGILKEIESETDIKTITKKIFNVIKDASQNEPLINFGVA from the coding sequence ATGAGGATTGTTTTTCTTGGCCCGCCAGGAGCTGGGAAGGGTACGCAAGCCGAAATTCTAAGCAAAGAAAAAAAACTGCAGCACATTTCTTCTGGAAATTTACTTAGAGATGCGGTTGAAAACGGCACCGAAACGGGTTTAAAGGCAAAGCAATACATAGAGAAAGGTCAACTGGTGCCCGATCAGATTGTTGTTGATATAATCCGAGACCGCATTTTAGACAAAGATTGCAGGAATGGGTTTCTTCTGGATGGTTTTCCCAGGACACTTGCTCAGGCGAAAGCCTTGGATGAGATGCTGAAGAAACTTGGGAACAAACTGGATATAGTTTTTTATTTTGTCGTTTCAAAAGAAAGTATTGTCCTCAGGTTATCTGGCAGAAGAATTTGTAGTGCGTGTGGTGCAAATTATCACACAAAATTTGTTCCTTCTGTGAAAGACGGAATTTGTGATAAATGTGGTGGTAAATTATACCAACGAGCTGATGATAAACTGGAAACGGTACAAGAGAGAATAAGAATTTATCATGAGCAAACGGAGGATTTGATAGAATATTATAAAAAGAATGGCATTTTAAAAGAGATTGAGTCAGAAACGGATATCAAAACGATAACCAAAAAGATATTTAATGTCATTAAAGACGCTTCGCAAAATGAGCCACTCATTAATTTTGGGGTAGCATAA